The DNA window TTTGGCCGCCATCACCCGGCAAGCCGACATTTTAATCGTCGCTGTCGGCAAGGCGCGCCTCATCGGTCCGGAGCACGTCAAGCCGGGAGCGGCCGTCATTGATGTCGGCGTCAACCGGCTTGAGAGCGGCAAATTGTGCGGCGATGTCGATTTTGATGCCGTAAAAGAAGCGGCCGGCTACATCACGCCGGTGCCGGGAGGGGTCGGGCCGATGACGATTACGATGCTGCTGCACAATACGATGGAAGCGGCTCGGCAGCTCGCCGCGAAGTGAGGGAGGTTTTCGTGGAAATAAAATATGTGACCGTCGGGGCGCTGACCAAATACATTAAGCGCAAATTTGACGTCGACCCACATTTGCGCGATTTATGGATAAAGGGCGAGATTTCAAACTTCAAGCAGCATTCGCGCGGCCATATGTATTTTACGTTAAAAGACAGCCAGGCGCGCATTCAAGCTGTCATGTTCGCCGGCTACAACCAGCATTTGCCGTTCCGCCCCGAAGACGGAATGAATGTGCTCGTGCGCGGGGAAATTTCCGTCTATGAACCGAATGGCAACTATCAACTTTATGTGAAAGAAATGCAGCCAGAAGGCATCGGCCGCCTATATTTGGCGTACGAACAGCTGAAGCAGCGGCTTGAAGCGGAAGGGCTGTTTTCGTCGGCTCATAAAAAGCCGCTGCCGGCGTTTCCGCGCTGCGTCGGCGTCGTCACGTCGCCGAACGGGGCGGCGGTGCGCGATATTATGACGACGATTCGCCGCCGCTACCCGCTCGCCAAAGTCATTTTATTCCCGGCGCTCGTGCAAGGGGAAGGGGCAGCGCCGTCGATCGTGCGCGCCATTGAGCGGGCGAACGCTTTTACGGAAGTTGATGTGCTCATTGTCGGCCGCGGCGGCGGTTCGATTGAAGAATTGTGGGCGTTTAACGAAGAAATTGTCGCCCGTGCGATTTTTGCCTCCCGCGTGCCGGTCATTTCCGCCGTCGGCCATGAGACCGATTTTACGATCGCCGATTTTGTCGCGGATTTGCGGGCGCCGACGCCGACCGCGGCGGCCGAGCTGGCGGTGCCGCACATCGGGGAGCTGGCTGCGCGGCTTGCCGAGCGGAAATGGCGGCTCATCCGCGCCATGAAGGAGCGTCTTGCCGCCGGCCAAGAGCGGCTCGCCCGGCTGCAGGCGTCGTACGCATTCCGCTATCCGAAGCGGCTGTATGAACAAAAAGAACAGCAGCTCGACGCGCTGCTTGAGCGGCTCGCCCGCCAGCGCGAACGGCTGGTGGATCAAAAGCGCCAGCGGCTGCGCGAGCTGCATCTGAGACTATGGCGCCATCACCCGGAGACGAAGCTCGAGCGGATGAAAGAGCGGCAAAAAGCGGCTGCCGGCGCGCTTGAAAAAGCGATGCGCACCGCCTTAGAGCGCCATGCGTTCCGCTTTCGTTCCCATATCGCGCGGCTTGAGGCGCTCAGTCCGCTCCGCATCATGGAGCGCGGCTACAGTTTGGTGTACAATGAGCGGCGTGAGCTTGTCAAACGAATCGGCCAGCTCCAGGTCGGCGAGCGCTTGTCCATCCGGGTTCAAGACGGACAAGTCGATTGTCAAGTGACGGGAGTGGAGGAAAAAACGACATGAGTGAAGAAAAAGAAATGACGTTTGAAGAGGCAATGAAACAGTTGGAAGCGATCGTCGAAAAGCTGGAAGAAGGAAACGTACCGCTTGAAGATGCAATCGCCTTTTTCCAAGAAGGGATGAGGCTGTCAAAGCTTTGCCATGATAAACTGCAGCAGGTGGAAAAACAGCTCGAGTATATGTTGCGCGAAGACGGCGAGCTTGTCCCTTTTTCGCCAGAGGAGGCATGACAGGTGGCGCAGCTTGAGATTGAACGGTTTTTAAACGAGCAAAAACGGGCTGTCGAGGCGGCGTTGTCCCGCTACGTGGCGCAACTTGACGGTCCGGAGACGCTGAAAAAAGCGATGGCCTACTCGCTTGAAGCCGGCGGCAAGCGCATCCGCCCGCTGTTGTTGCTGGCAACGATTCAGTCGCTCGGCCAACCCCCGGGGCTTGGCCTGCCGGTGGCTTGCGCGATTGAAATGATCCATACGTATTCGCTTATCCATGATGATTTACCGAGCATGGACAATGATGATTTGCGGCGCGGCAAGCCGACAAACCATAAAGTGTTCGGCGAGGCGATCGCCATTTTAGCCGGGGATGGGTTGTTGACGTACGCGTTTCAATTGATCGCCGAGATCGATGATGAACGCGTGCCCCTTGCTGTTCGCCTGCAGTTGATTGCAGAGCTGGCGAAAGCGGCCGGCCCAGAAGGCATGGTGGCCGGACAAGCGGCCGATATGGAAGGGGAAGGAAAACCATTGGCGCTCGCCGAACTGGAATACATCCACCGCCACAAAACCGGGAAAATGCTGCAATATAGCGTGCGTGCCGGCGCGCTGCTTGGCGGCGCCGGCGCCCGGCAAATGCGCGAGCTCGACGAATTTGCCGCCCATTTAGGACTCGCCTTTCAAATTCGTGATGATATTCTCGATGTGGAAGGGACGGAAGAAAAAATCGGCAAGCGGGTCGGCAGCGACCGCGAACATCATAAGGCTACCTACCCGGCGCTGTTGTCGCTTGCCGGCGCAAAGGAAAAACTGTCGTTCCATATCGATGCGGCGAAGCGCCATTTGCAGCAAGCCGATGTCGACGACGCTGTGCTCGCCTATATTTGCGAACTTGTCGCTGCCCGCGATCATTAATCGGAAGGCGGCCGCCTTCGTTCCGTAGTTGTTTCGATTCGGAACTCGGGCGGCTTTTTTGTTTTCCGTTCAACAAGCAAATACAGTAGTCCTTTTCTCCTGTACTTGCTTTTCCTCTTATCTTTATGGCCCCAACAAAACGGACGCACACGCTCTCTTTAGCGGGAAAAGTCGATTTTTCGCGATCAATCATGTATAATAATACTTACCTGTACGATAGGAGAACCGGCTCGGAGAACGACCAAATGAAAGCGAGTGATCTTCGTTGGACTTAACGAAAATTGAACATCCGCGCGTGGTAAAAACGATGTCGATTCCCCAGCTGAAACAGTTAAGCGCCGACATTCGGCGATTTTTAATTGAGAAGCTGTCGAAAACGGGCGGACATATCGGTCCGAATTTAGGGGTCGTCGAATTGACGATCGCCCTCCATC is part of the Geobacillus sp. 46C-IIa genome and encodes:
- a CDS encoding exodeoxyribonuclease VII small subunit, which codes for MSEEKEMTFEEAMKQLEAIVEKLEEGNVPLEDAIAFFQEGMRLSKLCHDKLQQVEKQLEYMLREDGELVPFSPEEA
- the xseA gene encoding exodeoxyribonuclease VII large subunit, encoding MEIKYVTVGALTKYIKRKFDVDPHLRDLWIKGEISNFKQHSRGHMYFTLKDSQARIQAVMFAGYNQHLPFRPEDGMNVLVRGEISVYEPNGNYQLYVKEMQPEGIGRLYLAYEQLKQRLEAEGLFSSAHKKPLPAFPRCVGVVTSPNGAAVRDIMTTIRRRYPLAKVILFPALVQGEGAAPSIVRAIERANAFTEVDVLIVGRGGGSIEELWAFNEEIVARAIFASRVPVISAVGHETDFTIADFVADLRAPTPTAAAELAVPHIGELAARLAERKWRLIRAMKERLAAGQERLARLQASYAFRYPKRLYEQKEQQLDALLERLARQRERLVDQKRQRLRELHLRLWRHHPETKLERMKERQKAAAGALEKAMRTALERHAFRFRSHIARLEALSPLRIMERGYSLVYNERRELVKRIGQLQVGERLSIRVQDGQVDCQVTGVEEKTT
- a CDS encoding polyprenyl synthetase family protein, producing MAQLEIERFLNEQKRAVEAALSRYVAQLDGPETLKKAMAYSLEAGGKRIRPLLLLATIQSLGQPPGLGLPVACAIEMIHTYSLIHDDLPSMDNDDLRRGKPTNHKVFGEAIAILAGDGLLTYAFQLIAEIDDERVPLAVRLQLIAELAKAAGPEGMVAGQAADMEGEGKPLALAELEYIHRHKTGKMLQYSVRAGALLGGAGARQMRELDEFAAHLGLAFQIRDDILDVEGTEEKIGKRVGSDREHHKATYPALLSLAGAKEKLSFHIDAAKRHLQQADVDDAVLAYICELVAARDH